One Cydia fagiglandana chromosome 11, ilCydFagi1.1, whole genome shotgun sequence genomic region harbors:
- the LOC134668685 gene encoding sucrase-isomaltase, intestinal-like, translating to IPLQEPPAGAVSTARARSAPLQLLAAPAARRAAGQLYWDHGDTLNSYEEKQYSHIEFFLTYTELKSEVHWWGYGVPPVNKVTLLGQELPVQTVSINNAPCVNPCQFTYNSKNKVLEIFNMTLALDKPFSIKWTFKLMFTPFVNRVEKVRNDTLV from the exons ATTCCGCTCCAGGAGCCTCCCGCGGGCGCGGTGAGcacggcgcgcgcgcgctcggCGCCGCTGCAGCTGCTCGCCGCGCCGGCCGCCCGGAGAGCTGCGGGCCAGCTGTACTGGGACCACGGAGACACCCTGA ACAGCTACGAAGAGAAGCAATACAGCCACATAGAATTCTTCCTCACCTACACCGAACTGAAGAGCGAAGTCCACTGGTGGGGCTACGGCGTGCCCCCCGTCAACAAGGTCACTCTACTTGGCCAAGAGTTACCCGTACAGACCGTCTCGATAAACAACGCGCCGTGCGTCAACCCTTGCCAGTTCACATACAACTCGAAGAATAAGGTATTGGAGATATTCAATATGACGCTAGCTTTGGATAAGCCGTTCAGTATTAAATGGACTTTTAAGTTGATGTTCACGCCGTTTGTCAATAGGGTGGAGAAAGTTAGGAATGATACGTTAgtttga